In one window of Leifsonia sp. NPDC080035 DNA:
- a CDS encoding glycoside hydrolase family 38 C-terminal domain-containing protein, translated as MARNAASASAPVANAPAGAQPRDLPPAPRPLATPDRTLHMIGNAHLDPVWLWPWQEGYQEARATFWSAIHRMDEYPDFVFTCDQIVLLSWVEESDPELFARIQERVAEGRWVNVGGWWVEPDNNMPMGESFVRQGLYGQRYLLSRFGIPSTVGMNVDPFGHNAMLPQILRGQGMDSYTFMRPGPHEGDLAPTLFWWEAPDGSRVLAYRIPFEYCSPPGSVDGQTEKALQSLDRAVGFGENATAMVFYGVGNHGGGPTIANIESIHRYDRMGSFGRMTMSSPRTYFDEVLGRGEAYLDALPVRRDDLQHHAPGCYSAHSGIKAWQRRAQFAVLNAERWAAVVAATDGIDYPRAELETAWKQVLFNQFHDILPGSAIESSYDDARDQLGEAVAVSKRIVTRAHNVIARQVEVPREDGTQPVLVFNPHPWPVATDVDFQYGAQRSGVHVVDENGAPVVFQNAQSTATTDDVSRGAVTFRAELPALGYRLYRLRPGPGPLAATGAGPGPGTGTGAGLTVTEDTLETAHVRIRIDQQTGWISSYLVKATGVDVMAGVDGTQHTQVNDDPTDTWGHRVVSYAWPGASMELRRIVVRETGPLRSRLRIERAWGASTLVEELILDHDSPVLRVNVTLDWREQAHLLKLRFPTVLEEPEATYEIPFGHLKRPVDGAEEPAQSWVDLTGTVGGTAAGLTVVTTNKHAYDVSPGEQPSIGVTAVRSPVYSWHDPRLLDPDGIYSFQDQGIQRFSYELVAHSGDWREADPIRRALLLGNPVRAMQESFHDGVLPPVHSFASDGSGAVMVTAIKGTEDAADAPGGADVVVRAVETRGEGGRSRIELPLLGRTIEEDFGPSQLRTFVVPADPAEPVREVDLIERPLS; from the coding sequence ATGGCGAGGAACGCCGCCAGCGCGAGCGCTCCCGTCGCCAACGCCCCCGCCGGCGCCCAGCCGCGCGACCTGCCGCCGGCGCCGCGCCCGCTCGCGACCCCCGACCGCACCCTGCACATGATCGGCAACGCCCACCTCGACCCGGTCTGGCTGTGGCCGTGGCAGGAGGGCTACCAGGAGGCGCGCGCGACCTTCTGGTCCGCCATCCACCGCATGGACGAGTACCCGGACTTCGTCTTCACGTGCGACCAGATCGTGCTGCTGAGCTGGGTGGAGGAGTCCGACCCGGAGCTGTTCGCCCGCATCCAGGAGCGCGTCGCCGAGGGCCGCTGGGTGAACGTCGGCGGATGGTGGGTGGAGCCGGACAACAACATGCCGATGGGCGAGAGCTTCGTGCGCCAGGGTCTGTACGGCCAGCGCTACCTGCTCTCCCGGTTCGGCATCCCGTCGACGGTCGGCATGAACGTCGACCCGTTCGGCCACAACGCGATGCTCCCGCAGATCCTGCGCGGCCAGGGGATGGACTCCTACACCTTCATGCGCCCCGGCCCGCACGAGGGCGACCTGGCGCCGACCCTGTTCTGGTGGGAGGCGCCCGACGGCTCCCGCGTCCTCGCCTACCGCATCCCGTTCGAGTACTGCAGCCCGCCCGGGTCGGTGGACGGCCAGACCGAGAAGGCGCTGCAGTCCCTCGACCGCGCGGTCGGCTTCGGCGAGAACGCCACCGCGATGGTGTTCTACGGCGTCGGCAACCACGGCGGCGGGCCGACCATCGCCAACATCGAGTCGATCCACCGCTACGACCGGATGGGCTCCTTCGGAAGGATGACGATGTCCTCTCCCCGCACGTACTTCGACGAGGTGCTCGGCCGCGGCGAGGCGTACCTGGATGCGCTGCCCGTGCGCCGCGACGACCTGCAGCACCACGCGCCCGGCTGCTACTCCGCTCACTCGGGCATCAAGGCGTGGCAGCGCCGCGCGCAGTTCGCCGTGCTGAACGCGGAGCGCTGGGCCGCCGTCGTCGCCGCGACCGACGGGATCGACTACCCGCGCGCGGAGCTGGAGACGGCGTGGAAGCAGGTGCTGTTCAACCAGTTCCACGACATCCTGCCCGGCTCCGCCATCGAGTCGTCGTACGACGACGCCCGCGACCAGCTCGGCGAGGCCGTCGCCGTCTCCAAGCGCATCGTGACCAGGGCGCACAACGTGATCGCCCGCCAGGTCGAGGTCCCAAGGGAGGACGGCACGCAGCCGGTCCTGGTCTTCAACCCGCACCCGTGGCCGGTCGCGACCGACGTCGACTTCCAGTACGGCGCGCAGCGCAGCGGCGTGCATGTCGTCGACGAGAACGGCGCGCCGGTCGTGTTCCAGAACGCGCAGTCCACCGCGACGACGGACGATGTCTCCCGCGGCGCCGTCACGTTCCGCGCCGAGTTGCCCGCGCTCGGCTACCGCCTCTACCGGCTGCGGCCCGGCCCCGGCCCGCTCGCCGCGACCGGCGCCGGCCCCGGCCCCGGCACCGGCACCGGCGCCGGCCTCACCGTCACCGAGGACACCCTCGAGACCGCGCACGTCCGCATCCGCATCGACCAGCAGACCGGCTGGATCTCCTCCTACTTGGTCAAGGCGACCGGCGTGGATGTGATGGCCGGGGTCGACGGCACGCAGCACACGCAGGTCAACGACGACCCGACCGACACCTGGGGCCACCGCGTCGTCTCGTACGCCTGGCCGGGCGCGAGCATGGAGCTGAGGCGCATCGTGGTCCGCGAGACCGGCCCGCTGCGCTCCCGGCTGCGCATCGAACGCGCGTGGGGCGCATCCACCCTGGTAGAGGAGCTGATCCTCGACCACGACTCGCCCGTGCTGCGCGTGAACGTGACGCTCGACTGGCGCGAGCAGGCGCACCTGCTCAAGCTGCGCTTCCCCACGGTGCTGGAGGAGCCGGAGGCGACCTACGAGATCCCGTTCGGCCACCTGAAGCGGCCGGTGGACGGCGCCGAGGAGCCCGCGCAGTCGTGGGTCGACCTCACCGGGACGGTCGGCGGCACGGCGGCGGGCCTCACGGTCGTCACCACGAACAAACACGCGTACGACGTGAGCCCCGGCGAGCAGCCGAGCATCGGGGTGACCGCCGTCCGCAGCCCCGTCTACTCGTGGCACGACCCGCGGCTGCTCGACCCGGACGGCATCTACAGCTTCCAGGACCAAGGCATCCAGCGGTTCAGTTACGAGCTCGTCGCCCACTCCGGCGACTGGCGCGAGGCCGACCCGATCCGCCGCGCGCTGCTCCTCGGCAACCCGGTGCGGGCGATGCAGGAGTCGTTCCACGACGGCGTGCTCCCTCCCGTGCACTCGTTCGCGAGCGACGGCAGCGGAGCCGTGATGGTCACCGCGATCAAGGGCACCGAGGACGCGGCGGACGCGCCGGGCGGGGCGGACGTCGTCGTGCGCGCCGTCGAGACCCGTGGCGAGGGCGGCCGGTCGCGCATCGAGCTGCCGCTGCTCGGCCGCACGATCGAGGAGGACTTCGGGCCGTCGCAGCTGCGCACGTTCGTCGTCCCCGCCGATCCTGCGGAGCCGGTGCGCGAGGTCGACCTCATCGAGCGTCCGCTGTCGTGA
- a CDS encoding SIS domain-containing protein, with the protein MSEWMDEQLRAHIATAEAGEALLPQLRVVGRVLCEAFASGGILYTFGNGGSAADAQHFTGEIIGHYKRDRRPLGAVTLSTDPTTLTCIANDYSYDDVFARQVQGLARPGDVVAAFTTSGRSANIVSALEAAQAAGATTVLFGGGDGGPAARFADHALLSPSSSTPRIQEFHTFMLHVLSEIVDAWADGDEEYAL; encoded by the coding sequence ATGTCTGAGTGGATGGACGAGCAGCTCCGCGCGCACATCGCAACGGCCGAGGCCGGCGAGGCCCTGCTCCCGCAGCTCCGGGTCGTCGGCCGGGTGCTCTGCGAGGCGTTCGCGAGTGGCGGCATCCTGTACACGTTCGGCAACGGCGGCAGCGCGGCCGACGCCCAGCACTTCACGGGCGAGATCATCGGCCACTACAAGCGCGACCGCCGCCCGCTCGGCGCCGTGACGCTGAGCACCGACCCCACCACGTTGACGTGCATCGCCAACGACTACTCGTACGACGACGTGTTCGCCCGCCAGGTGCAGGGCCTGGCTCGTCCCGGGGACGTCGTCGCGGCCTTCACGACCAGCGGCCGGAGTGCGAACATCGTGTCAGCCCTCGAGGCCGCGCAGGCGGCCGGCGCGACCACCGTGCTGTTCGGGGGCGGCGACGGCGGCCCCGCTGCGCGGTTCGCCGACCACGCCCTGCTCAGTCCCTCCAGTTCCACCCCGAGAATCCAGGAATTCCACACGTTCATGCTCCACGTACTCTCCGAGATCGTGGACGCGTGGGCCGACGGCGACGAGGAGTACGCACTGTGA
- a CDS encoding ROK family protein, which translates to MMANGPRAVLSLDIGGTKLAVAVVTEDGRTHALAVEPTRREEGPGVIVPRLFAMGHRAIADAGIPADRIAAVGISCGGPLDASAGVLTGPLHLPGWVDLPIVALAEREFGIPAALENDATAGALGEFRYGAALGADTMVYLTISTGIGGGAVIGGRLHRGAAGNGGEFGHVMVRTGGRLCLCGRRGCLEGYASGTSIAARAREAVAERGADSALARIGEVRAEHVVAAAAAGDALAAELWEETIDVLSVAITDLVNVFEPDLVVLGGGVIRSGDALLVPVRERVAASAMPPAAAASTVVVAGLGDEVCVVGAGAVAFDHLDRLAAASATADAAPAAAAASAREPHHV; encoded by the coding sequence ATGATGGCAAACGGCCCACGCGCCGTCCTCTCGCTCGACATCGGCGGCACCAAGCTCGCCGTCGCCGTGGTCACGGAGGATGGCCGAACCCACGCACTCGCGGTCGAACCCACCCGCCGGGAGGAGGGTCCAGGTGTAATCGTTCCCAGACTGTTCGCGATGGGTCACCGGGCGATCGCGGACGCGGGCATCCCGGCCGACAGGATCGCCGCGGTCGGCATCTCCTGCGGTGGTCCGCTCGACGCGTCGGCCGGCGTGCTCACCGGCCCGCTGCACCTTCCCGGCTGGGTCGACCTTCCGATCGTCGCACTCGCCGAGCGCGAGTTCGGCATCCCCGCCGCGCTGGAGAACGACGCGACGGCCGGCGCGCTGGGCGAGTTCCGCTACGGCGCGGCCCTGGGCGCCGACACCATGGTCTATCTGACCATCTCTACGGGGATCGGCGGCGGCGCTGTCATCGGCGGCCGGCTGCACCGTGGCGCGGCAGGCAACGGCGGGGAGTTCGGGCACGTCATGGTCCGCACCGGCGGCCGGCTCTGCCTGTGCGGACGCCGCGGCTGCCTCGAAGGCTACGCATCCGGCACCTCCATCGCAGCCCGGGCGCGGGAGGCGGTCGCCGAGCGCGGCGCGGACTCCGCGCTCGCCCGCATCGGGGAGGTGCGCGCCGAGCACGTCGTCGCCGCAGCCGCCGCGGGCGACGCGCTCGCCGCCGAGCTCTGGGAGGAGACCATCGACGTCCTCTCGGTCGCCATCACCGACCTCGTCAACGTCTTCGAGCCCGACCTCGTCGTGCTGGGCGGGGGCGTGATCCGCTCCGGGGATGCGCTCCTCGTGCCCGTGCGCGAGCGGGTGGCCGCGTCCGCGATGCCCCCGGCCGCCGCCGCGTCCACGGTCGTCGTCGCGGGCCTCGGCGACGAGGTGTGCGTCGTCGGCGCGGGCGCCGTCGCCTTCGACCACCTCGACCGCCTCGCGGCCGCGTCCGCGACCGCCGACGCCGCGCCCGCCGCCGCGGCCGCGAGCGCCAGGGAGCCGCACCATGTCTGA
- a CDS encoding MBL fold metallo-hydrolase, translating to MSAFTEVAPGVHRFVDTCNVYVVLPQPGATAGAIAIDFGSGDVLDHLHELGLATLDAVLMTHHHRDQGQGLPRAVAAGIPIHVPPVEQDLFARVDEMWSARALYNDYNLRQDRFSLLDPVPIAGVVPEYRTARYGGVDVATVPTPGHTMGSVTYLVDRPEGRVAFTGDLIYAPGKVWSLAATQWSYTENEGPAMNALSCFVLQEEEPDVLLPSHGEPMPDAVAALAELARRMGDYVDSRRTRPWDLRDWYDRPFVRLTDHLLLNRSANSCVYVLLSDSGAALLIDYGYDMSTGWPAGTDRAARRPWLASLPALKRDYGVTSIEVVLGTHYHDDHVAGMNLLREVEGTEVWLPENVAPIMADPMRTDLPCQWFEPIPADRVLPLGPTVRWREYEFTTHELPGHTLYAAAFEFEVDGVRVLATGDQQTAEGRLGVQREILNYQYRNRFRRDDFIQSAALYRRVSPGLMITGHWQGRQVDEDYLELLTRQGDELAAIHDGLLPDDGMRPPADGNLVLVEPFYQRVPAGSTLEYEVVVVNPYDGPREVVAALVLPEGWEVVVAPAAPAAVVAGAGETVRLPFTVRATSAAVRRQRLAADVSLGATRLGQAGDAVVDTE from the coding sequence ATGAGCGCGTTCACCGAGGTGGCGCCGGGCGTCCACCGGTTCGTGGACACCTGCAACGTCTACGTCGTGCTCCCGCAGCCCGGCGCGACGGCGGGTGCGATCGCGATCGACTTCGGCTCCGGCGACGTGCTCGACCACCTGCACGAGCTGGGGCTGGCCACCCTGGACGCGGTGCTGATGACCCACCACCACCGCGACCAGGGCCAGGGGCTGCCGCGCGCGGTGGCGGCGGGCATCCCCATCCACGTGCCGCCGGTGGAGCAGGACCTGTTCGCGCGCGTGGACGAGATGTGGTCGGCGCGCGCGCTCTACAACGACTACAACCTCCGGCAGGACCGATTCTCGCTGCTCGATCCGGTGCCGATCGCCGGGGTGGTGCCCGAGTACCGCACGGCCCGCTACGGCGGTGTGGATGTTGCGACGGTGCCGACGCCGGGCCACACGATGGGCTCGGTGACCTACCTGGTCGACCGCCCCGAGGGGCGCGTCGCGTTCACAGGCGACCTGATCTACGCGCCGGGCAAGGTGTGGTCGCTCGCGGCGACCCAGTGGTCCTACACAGAGAACGAGGGCCCGGCGATGAACGCGCTCTCCTGCTTCGTGCTGCAGGAGGAGGAGCCGGATGTGCTGCTCCCGTCGCACGGCGAGCCGATGCCCGACGCCGTCGCCGCCCTGGCCGAGCTCGCCAGGCGGATGGGCGACTACGTCGACTCGCGGCGCACCCGGCCGTGGGACCTGCGCGACTGGTACGACCGTCCCTTCGTGCGGCTCACGGACCACCTGCTGCTGAACCGCAGCGCCAACTCCTGCGTGTACGTGCTGCTCAGCGATTCCGGCGCTGCGTTGCTCATCGACTACGGCTACGACATGTCGACGGGATGGCCGGCCGGCACCGACCGCGCGGCGCGCCGGCCGTGGCTCGCCTCGCTTCCCGCGCTGAAGCGCGACTACGGAGTGACGAGCATCGAGGTGGTGCTCGGGACGCACTACCACGACGACCACGTGGCCGGGATGAACCTGCTGCGGGAGGTCGAGGGGACCGAGGTGTGGCTGCCGGAGAACGTCGCGCCGATCATGGCCGACCCGATGCGCACCGACCTGCCCTGCCAGTGGTTCGAGCCCATCCCGGCAGACCGGGTGCTTCCGCTCGGGCCCACCGTGCGCTGGCGGGAGTACGAGTTCACCACCCACGAGCTGCCCGGCCACACCCTGTACGCGGCGGCGTTCGAGTTCGAGGTGGATGGTGTGCGGGTGCTCGCCACCGGCGACCAGCAGACGGCGGAGGGGCGCCTCGGCGTGCAGCGCGAGATCCTCAACTACCAGTACCGCAACCGGTTCCGGCGCGACGACTTCATCCAGAGCGCGGCCCTGTACCGCAGGGTCTCGCCCGGTCTGATGATCACCGGGCACTGGCAGGGCAGGCAGGTGGACGAGGACTACCTGGAGCTGCTCACCCGCCAGGGAGACGAGCTCGCGGCCATCCACGACGGACTGCTGCCGGACGACGGGATGCGCCCGCCCGCCGACGGCAACCTGGTGCTCGTGGAGCCGTTCTACCAGCGGGTCCCGGCCGGTTCGACGCTGGAGTACGAGGTGGTCGTGGTGAACCCGTACGACGGTCCGCGCGAGGTGGTCGCCGCGCTGGTGCTGCCGGAGGGGTGGGAGGTGGTCGTGGCGCCCGCCGCTCCCGCAGCGGTCGTGGCCGGCGCCGGCGAGACGGTCCGGCTGCCGTTCACCGTGCGCGCGACCTCGGCCGCGGTGCGGAGGCAGCGCCTCGCCGCCGACGTCAGCCTCGGCGCCACCCGCCTCGGCCAGGCCGGGGACGCGGTCGTCGACACCGAATAG